GTTTCACACTGGATACAAAAGGCGGTGCTAACTGCTAAGTTCAGAAAGGTTTTCATTGATGTGCACTGTATGTATATTTAATGATAAATATATGAACTGCTAGATCATTATGAGGTAATTCATCATGGCCGTCTTCTAGCACCATGTTTGCATCGGTGGAGTGTTCTGTCATCTGTACCTCATTTGATACATTTAAAATCAACAGAGTTAGAACGCCATTCAGTATAAAACGGTAGAATTCTTTcttatttgtgttttttatggGTAGCTTACCTTTTTTAAATGCGAGTTTGTTATGAAATTTCTTAAAGAGATGCTTGCTTCTTGTTAAAATAGCTTGTGGATACGTAATTGGCATTTCTTTACCGTTCTCCTTCAGTTATTATAAGTAAACTGGACTCGTGTAAGCATATTGCTGTGGCTAGCAAATGAATAACACCATTTTGAAAGAATGCATAAATGAATAAACAGAATGCAGACACATAAATGAACAAAGATGcgtaaagttaaaaaaaaaaagttaatgtaaatggtTAGTTTaggttttcatttatttatttatttattgattatTATACTATGTAGTGCACTCTATCTCCCTAATTCAAATTTCCATCTCTATCACTTCTCATACTTATTCACTTTCTGAAAAAGCAGCGAGGGAGGAACAATGGCATCCTTGTTACCCAACCATTCCAtcatctcctcctcttctttctccaCCACCTCCCGGAGAAGCCCAAGTTCTCCACAAGGACTAAATCTCCACTTTCCCCCTGCACTTTCTTCGAGCTTTGCCTCCTCATTGTCTGTGCAAGGTAAGCAATGTGTTTCTTTTACCTTGTTCTTTGCTCCTCCTCCatgttgttgttttgattttctaTAAATAGAATTAGTGGCTCTTTTGCTAGATCCCCATGTGAAAGCCTTACACACTGGAGTtaattttcctctctctctccaatgaGCAGGAAAAGTCTATCAACGGAGCAATCTGTTTCAAGGATTAGGATTTTTCAGGGACGATCAAGAAAAGAGGAGATCACTGCCACGAGTTGTTTCAGCAGTAAGGCACTTTACAGGTTCTTTGACAAACACACAGGGCCTTCGGTTTGCTGTGGTAAGTTCAGTTTTATGTTGAGAAAGAATAATAAGCAGATTTCCTTTACTTCTTTTTGTGAAGAACAGTAGAGTCTTTTATTTGGGTTTCATGgacatgatatgaatgaaagtacttatttttcttttcttcacaGTTTACACCTAACATGCAGATTggtgcttaaaaaaaaaaatgttttataggCATTCAAGTATTATCACCATCTGCAATAGCAGCCACTTTCTCTTCCCTTATCGTAATTTGAATGTTATTATGGTGATTTTGTGGCACTGTGGCATTTTAGGTTGTAGCAAGGTTCAATGAGGTGGTGACCAAATTGCTTTTGGAAGGAGCTCTTGAAACTTTCAGAAGGTATTCTGTTAGAGATGAGGATGTTGAGGTgcgtctttttcttcttttcatgttcACAAAAGGTTGTATTAAGACGCAATGTTCTTGCAAATTACTTATTTACCCTTTTTCTATGCATAATGTGTTTAACAAGTATTTGATATGTTGACGAATTGGactcaatgaaaaataaaggaacAGACTTATGGACATAATTGTCAATAACCTGATTGAaatgtctttttctttcatatgaGCAAGTTTTTGATGTTTTGGGAACAAGGGGTCTTGGATAAGGAAAAGATAGCCATTGACTGCATGCTTATATAATTTGATTGTTTGGATTGTGATTGACAAATATAAATTTATCCAAAAACAAATGAATTAATTTAGTGATCCTTCAGAAGCCATCAATTGATAGTTTTTCATTATCGTGTCTCTGCTTCTGTTGGCATTTTTAGGTGGCTGTGGTGTAGGATCTTTTGGTATTTCTGCTGAAATATCTAGTTAGAAAAGTGGTATCCTTAACAAGATTGTGAATTGATGGAGTTAAAACATATCCATATCATAGTTTGGATTCGTCTCCACCTAATTTGTATGCAAGTTCTGAAACAATGGGTGGTCTAAATGACTGGAATTAAGGTGTGGATGGTGTTTGTGAGTTTGTGTGACTTGTTATTAAGTTAGTCAAGCCATGTATTTGGCTCTTTAAGTGTTTGAGTATTGGAGGATGATTATGGTTACCAAAAAATTATCCTTGCCAAAACTTGTAATGTACTAACTTATTTGTGCACTTTTTTGCTGTACCGTAGAATTAATTGATGATATGCTATAATGTCCTTTTCAACAGGTTTATTGGGTGCCAGGTTCTTTTGAAATCCCTCTTGTTGCAACGCAGCTTGGCAAGTCAGGGGCGTACAGTTCAGTTTTGTGTATTGGGGCAGTAGTATGAGTTCAACCACTTATTAATTTTTGTGATGCATTACTTGATTTAATATCTCAAATTTTTGTAATATATGCTGCTCATAAGCCTTTTCTATCTTGGAGCTCTTTACTCTAAAAATGCTTTTGTGGGCAAATTATGTTAGCATGTTGGGGCCGATACTTGTACTTTTCgttatttcttatatattttaccTTTggatattttataaatttgtgtACTTCTGTGGAGatgtcttcttcattttctcatgaGTTTGCATGGACATGATATATCACAACCtatctgttaaaaaaaaaaaacatgcatgattttttgaaagaaaaatctaTTGAATACTTGATACATCTTGTGTGTGTTTGGATGCCAGTGTGTTTGCATGTGATATTTATATAGAGacacatatgtatgtaaatactgaaaattttttaatttcaagggTAATTAATTTGCAGTTAAATTGTTACAACAACTTTGtaggaaatattttaagaattttcaaGGAAAGAATATGACCAAGTAGCCTAGTAGCCAAACAAGGctttacatacctctaatgggtgGCTTAAGCCTCAAAGTTGGAGGTGACTAGAGTTGGGGTGTGCATTTTTCAATGTATGAAAACTCGTCGAGTCAACTTGTTGACTTGGGCGAGTCGACTAAATTCGGCTCTCTACGGGGTCAACTCAGCAGGGAGACTCGTTGATGACTAAAATCCACTGACTTTCCCAAAACTCGTTGGACTCTGACGAGTCACCAATCTCAAATGAGTttggtttgtttttcttttactaaAAGTTGTGAGTTTTAATTTTAATGAGGGGGAAGCCACACATTGTAAACTTAGTTAGTTACGTGTTTGAACTAATAAGTGGCAAGCGAATAAAAAGATGCATAATTGATGTCTTTTGGTAagtgaaatgaaaaatataagataCAACATAAACAACCGagtttcttttctattcttcGACCATTAGGGCTTTGAATTGGGTGCTTTTCTCAAAACCAAACTTCATCTTTCCCACAATCTCTGgcatttcaaacaattttgCTGATGTTTCACATCCAATGTatgtctttgtttttcttctaattatgttcattttttttcttttcatgcttttcaactaactctctctctctctctctctctctttgtcgtCTGGCCTTTTCGTCCAAgatttttttaactattttttccaACTATATTCCCAACACCTCTCTCTAGCCTCTTCGTCTAACCTTTTTTCATTCCCATTTTTCAACCACCTTATTATCTTCTTCCATCTTTGGTGTCCCTCTCTTTCCAACCATCTCTCTCTATTGATAGCCTTGGTCAAGAGAAGAGAGATATATAAAATGTAAAGAAGGTTCTGGTTTCATTCCAAAAGATTGTAGGAGTGGAATTGAAcacaaagaacaaaatatatgttaaaaatgtatatttaatatAGTTGACAAAACTTGGCCCGGATCATCGAGTGACTGGCTGAGTCATGAGCCAATAAAGGACGAGTCTAGTCCCAAGTTGGTACATAGCCATTTCATTCCACAATTGATCTATCTTCACTACATATTCCTTAATGGTTTTATCTTCTTGTTGGATATTAGTAATTTTAACTTGGAGATTGCACATAGGCCATGCCCTTCCTTGTGTGAGTCTTTCTTCGAAATCCCATGCTTCATGAGCATGGTTGAGTTTAGAAATTTGTCCTTGGTTGCATTATCCACAAAAGTAAGGATCCAAGTACTGATTTTGTGATGGCCAATCTTCCATTcatcttatttcttttcataatcagccacaactttctctttttcactaTCTTCTAATTCTTGGGCCTTACCATCAACCACTTTGTCAATATTAGTTCAGGTTCCATTTTGGTCCCATCAACTAATCCCCAAAGACAATTACTTCTAATAAAATGCTTCATGGCTCTAGCCATTGAGTATAATTAGTAGAAATAAGTTTTAAAAAGGGAATTGTGGAGACTTTCTCGTTCATAATGCCCACAAGAAATCAGAGGACAGAAAAAGGATGAACTTACAGTTTTTGGAGGAAATTCAGCTGCAAAGATTAATCATGATAGCTGCAGTCCAATTGCAAATACAAATCCCATCACTCCTTCTAATCTAATCGTCGAACACTTGGTGGGAAGAGTCATAAGTTGATTGATTTCTTCAATAAGAATTGTTTATATTGCTGGGCACCATAGCAGCAGTCACCACCGACCAGACTTCTagcacagaaaaaaaaaagcagctgAACTTCTAGTAAATTCACCAAATAGTTGGTGACCAAGAACTTCAAGTCAGCTTGGAAGAAACCTCCTCAAGACGTCCATAGCTTGGAGAAACAAGAGAGAATCAGATCGAACAGAGAACCACCATGTAAACTATACCACAGTCTCAAAGACAGTCTTCTCAAACTGAAGTATATTGAGGACAACAAATCTAAATGAAAGTTGAATATTATTCATACAAGACAGGCATACCAGACTGGCTTCAAAAGCCATAACATTAACTTAGAAATCAGAATGATACAATAtttatagagagaaagagacgagTGAGAGAAGCTAGCTGTTGGGTACTAGAAAACTAGCTGTTGGGCTGAGATCCAACAGCTAGAAAACTAGCTGTTGGAACTCCCAACAATTATGAAACTAGCTGTTGGAACTCCCAACAACTAGatacacaaaaagaaaacaaaaaaggtaaaaaaacagaaatattaCAAAAACAAGTCCCAcgtatattatatatgcatatgtacgTATGTATTCATACAACCACTTAAATGCAATGATGTATATTgaagcatatatacatacatatatataattgtgCTTACATATAAACTAACAAGAGGgagtatgaaaagaaaaaaaaaagaacataatcaaaaggaaaacaaagtcATACCTTGTATATGAAACACCAATGAATTTGTCATAATCACTACTATGCCAAAGATTGTGGGAATGATGAAGTTGGACTTTGAGAAAATTACCCTCTTCAAAGCTCTAATGGTCTAAGAATAGAAAAGGAACTCTACTATTTTGGGTTTtatcttatattttttattttatttgccaaAAGACATCAATCATGCATCTTTTTACTCACTTGCCACTTATTAGTTGACACATGTAACTTATCGAGTTTATGACGTGTGACTTCTCGCCAACTGAAACTCACAACTTttagtaaaagaaaaacaaccaaACTCGTCCAAGATTGGCGACTCATTCGAGTCAGATGAGTTTTGGGTGAGCCAGCTGAGTTTTAGTCATCAACAAGTCTCCCTGCTGGGTTGACCTAGTAGGAAGCAGAGTCTAATTGACTTGCCTGAGTCAACGAGGTTTAACCTGCTGCACTCACGGTTGCCTCCCCAatgtttctctttatatatatatataacatacatgtggttcatttttgtaaaattccAGTTAAATTTCAATAGAAGGCTTATCTGTGTGGCCTACATATGGGTACACAATCTTTTTTGTTAAGTTTCCAATTAAGTTTCTATAGGAGGGAATAGAGAATAGTATCCAAAATGGAGTATCCAATGTGACctcattctccctctctctctctctctttgtgtgtgtgtgtgtgtttatatatatatatatatagatatagatatagatatatatatatatatgaaaattgaatggtgactttggATAGCCAGAGTTACTCAACTCACTCAAGAGGACCACCTGATCTATCATGatggatgattgagagaaaaaaggagaaaatggtgTGAACTAaatcatctttttctccttgtttttctttcaaaagtcCATCATGATGGATCAGATGGCTTAGCTTTGGTGCCCATTAGTTTTAGAGTCaacattcattatatatatatgtgtgtgtgtgtgggggggggggtcTCAAATCTGCGGGATGGCTAAAAGTTGAAAATATGTCACTAGAAAACAGTCGTGACGAGGGCATTAACAATAGTttctgatgctttgagcagcaGTTTATGATGGCTTTCAAcgacatattttaaattttttagccATATGGCAACATCCAGTGTCTGGAATAGGCAATATGGATGGACAAATGTGACTAAGAAATTAGACTGTCTTTTTAAAGCAAGCATGATTCTGCTGTTCTGAAGTAAGAAAAGGTTCTCTTTAGTTTGGAAGAATCAACATTCGGAAAGATTTCTTTCCTAATCAGGTTTTCGTTCAATCTTAGAAGTGTGAACTTTGAACTTTCTATGCAGCATTCAATATCTAAGTTGTTTTTAGTGTCTATGTTGTGTCCAAGCACCTATGACACTTTAAGGTCTTACCATTTaccatttgtttcattttttgtgctAATGCTTTTGTCTTTTCTGCAATGAGGAGATGTAtgtggttttaacttttaagctTCTTCATATGACAATGATGATTCTGTGTTCTCTTTCATATGCGTTCTGTTTTCATATATGGTGCTTACTAAATAATATCAATTATTATCTAGGACAAGGCTTAAACCTTGGTTTCATTCGCATTATTTTATGTGCACATAGTGGGAGAATCAGCATCTTGGTTTATTGACTTGTTTACTGGCTTTTAAGGTGAAATGCCCAAAGTACTAatattttacttcttttgtgtttttccaaCTCTAAAAATAGATAAGAGGTGACACAACCCACTATGATGCTGTTGCTAATTCAGCTGCATCAGGCGTGCTCTCAGCTAATCTGCATTCAGGTCTCACTGAAGCCTGCTTTTGTTCCTGGTGCTTTACTGCTTGTGATATAGTTTCACGTTCATTGTCTAACAAAACAGATTACCTGAACCAGAATTTAAATAATGTTTGATAAGGCTGTGTCTTGTGGTTGTTGCTTGGTTTGTGTGCCATACAAGTGTGAAAATTATGGTCATGCCCTATTTAGCGATGTTAAGGATCTCCCTTTTTTGACACTGTAGCAGTGATGTAAAATTGTGTGATCGTACTTGCTAGTTGATCCTACATAAATTTTGCTTTCAATTTCTTTATGCATCATATCAACTAGCTGtgattatgtttttttcttacctttatttcaatttattttctagAAGCCTGGTATTTGTAGTTGAATTATATGCCAAGCCAGTGGATGAACCTAAAATGTTGTTGGTTGCAGGCGTTCCTTGCATATTTGGCGTCCTTACTTGTGACGATATGGACCAGGTGTGATTATCAATCCCCCAAACATGACCCCAAAAAAATAGCTTTATTCTGTTTTGTTACAGATATTTTATCTTGTGTTCAAGATATTGTTTAATGGGGGATGTTTGGGAGTGACAATGTTGTTGGTAGTTCTTTGCTTCTTTACTTCTCTGATCACACGACAAACCGCACTTACAGACAACAACGTTTCTGAATTTTGGATCCTTCTTGGTTAAGCTGTTGGTGAAGAAATCCATTGTCTAGCAGACTCACGACTGTTGGTTTGAAAGTGTGAAGTGTTTTACTGCATGTTTATAACTAATATAATCTCTCTTTGTAGGCTATAAATCGAGCTGGTGGGAAGTCTGGAAATAAAGGTTCCGAAGCTGCTCTGACCGCTGTAAGTTAGACTTATGTCACAAACTTGAGTATTTATAAGGTGAAACCGTATTGTACGAGAGTATACTCAACTTCTAAATGAATTGTGAATCATGCTCATGTTTGAATACTTAATATTTAACTGCTTGTACTAAACACATAAAAGGAagtcaaattaaaaattttcaacaagCATTCTTTTGTTATATAACTAAACATGGCAAccattttgtaaattttgaagACGAAACTTGTTCGGCTTTGTTcaagtgt
This window of the Nymphaea colorata isolate Beijing-Zhang1983 chromosome 2, ASM883128v2, whole genome shotgun sequence genome carries:
- the LOC116248854 gene encoding 6,7-dimethyl-8-ribityllumazine synthase, chloroplastic, with product MASLLPNHSIISSSSFSTTSRRSPSSPQGLNLHFPPALSSSFASSLSVQGKVYQRSNLFQGLGFFRDDQEKRRSLPRVVSAVRHFTGSLTNTQGLRFAVVVARFNEVVTKLLLEGALETFRRYSVRDEDVEVYWVPGSFEIPLVATQLGKSGAYSSVLCIGAVIRGDTTHYDAVANSAASGVLSANLHSGVPCIFGVLTCDDMDQAINRAGGKSGNKGSEAALTAIEMASLFEHHLKK